The following are encoded together in the Nocardioides okcheonensis genome:
- a CDS encoding GNAT family N-acetyltransferase: protein MRLTTEPLDLDRDLAALHAWVTHPRSVFWGMQDATVQQVHDEYARIADDPHHEALLGRADGRPAFLAELYDPAHSPLTGLPELAPGDLGMHLLVAPTDAPVHGFTRRVMGAVLARCFADPAVRRVVVEPDVRNDRIAVLNTAAGFVVARHVDLPDKTAALSFCTRADHATSALATSAPGGDRWTR from the coding sequence ATGAGGCTCACGACCGAGCCCCTCGACCTCGACCGCGACCTCGCCGCGCTGCACGCCTGGGTCACCCACCCGCGCTCGGTGTTCTGGGGGATGCAGGACGCCACCGTCCAGCAGGTCCACGACGAGTACGCCCGGATCGCCGACGACCCCCACCACGAGGCGCTGCTCGGCCGCGCAGACGGCCGGCCGGCGTTCCTCGCCGAGCTCTACGACCCCGCCCACTCACCCCTGACGGGGCTGCCCGAGCTCGCGCCCGGCGACCTCGGGATGCACCTCCTCGTCGCCCCGACCGACGCCCCGGTGCACGGCTTCACCCGCCGGGTCATGGGCGCGGTGCTCGCGCGCTGCTTCGCCGACCCCGCCGTGCGCCGGGTCGTGGTCGAGCCCGACGTCCGCAACGACCGGATCGCCGTGCTCAACACGGCGGCCGGCTTCGTGGTCGCCCGCCACGTCGACCTGCCCGACAAGACCGCGGCGCTGAGCTTCTGCACCCGCGCCGACCACGCCACGTCCGCCCTCGCCACGTCCGCCCCCGGAGGAGACCGATGGACCCGCTGA
- a CDS encoding lysine N(6)-hydroxylase/L-ornithine N(5)-oxygenase family protein, giving the protein MTHVHDLLGIGLGPFNLGLACLADPLDDLDAVFLDGADGFSWHPGMLLPDATMQVPFLADLVTLADPTSRFSYLAFLKDVGRIYPFYVRESFYPLRREYDDYCRWAADRLGSVRWGEQVVAVEHDGESYVVRSATGRTWRARHLVLGTGTAPRLPFEVEGPALHSADYLARRDDLLASRSITVVGSGQSAAEVYADLLAEQERHGFELGWVTRSPRFFPLEYTKLTLEMTSPEWSAYFQALPAPRRAEVQSGQAALSKGISAGTVDAIFDELYRRSATGGVDTTLLTATEVTAARWDGSAYTLDLRHTEQDTTGRLRTESLVLATGYAPRVPDFLDPVRDRLRWDDRGRLLAGATFAVDHADAEVFVQNAEEHTHGFVAPDLGMGAMRSSVILAQVLGREPYPVEKRIAFQEWGIPDRLRHPVAR; this is encoded by the coding sequence ATGACCCACGTCCACGACCTCCTCGGGATCGGGCTCGGCCCGTTCAACCTCGGCCTGGCCTGCCTCGCCGACCCGCTCGACGACCTCGACGCGGTGTTCCTCGACGGCGCCGACGGCTTCTCGTGGCACCCGGGGATGCTGCTGCCCGACGCGACGATGCAGGTGCCGTTCCTGGCCGACCTGGTGACCCTCGCCGACCCGACGTCCCGCTTCTCCTACCTCGCCTTCCTCAAGGACGTCGGCCGGATCTACCCGTTCTACGTCCGCGAGAGCTTCTACCCCCTGCGCCGCGAGTACGACGACTACTGCCGGTGGGCGGCCGACCGGCTCGGCTCCGTGCGCTGGGGCGAGCAGGTGGTCGCGGTCGAGCACGACGGCGAGTCCTACGTCGTCCGCTCCGCGACCGGCCGCACCTGGCGCGCCCGCCACCTCGTGCTCGGCACCGGGACGGCGCCGCGGCTGCCGTTCGAGGTCGAGGGACCGGCCCTGCACTCGGCCGACTACCTCGCCCGCCGCGACGACCTCCTCGCCAGCCGCTCGATCACCGTCGTCGGCAGCGGCCAGAGCGCGGCCGAGGTCTACGCCGACCTGCTCGCCGAGCAGGAGCGGCACGGCTTCGAGCTCGGCTGGGTGACCCGCTCGCCGCGGTTCTTCCCGCTGGAGTACACCAAGCTGACCCTGGAGATGACCTCGCCGGAGTGGTCGGCGTACTTCCAGGCGCTCCCCGCGCCGCGGCGCGCCGAGGTGCAGAGCGGCCAGGCCGCGCTGTCCAAGGGCATCAGCGCCGGGACCGTCGACGCGATCTTCGACGAGCTCTACCGCCGCTCGGCGACCGGCGGGGTCGACACCACCCTGCTCACCGCCACCGAGGTGACCGCCGCGCGCTGGGACGGGTCGGCGTACACCCTCGACCTGCGCCACACCGAGCAGGACACGACCGGTCGCCTGCGCACCGAGTCGCTCGTCCTCGCCACCGGCTACGCCCCGCGGGTCCCGGACTTCCTCGACCCGGTCCGCGACCGGCTGCGGTGGGACGACCGGGGCCGGCTGCTCGCCGGAGCGACGTTCGCCGTCGACCACGCCGACGCCGAGGTCTTCGTGCAGAACGCCGAGGAGCACACCCACGGCTTCGTCGCCCCCGACCTCGGGATGGGCGCCATGCGCAGCTCGGTCATCCTCGCGCAGGTGCTGGGCCGCGAGCCCTACCCGGTGGAGAAGCGGATCGCCTTCCAGGAGTGGGGCATCCCCGACCGGCTCCGCCACCCGGTCGCCCGATGA
- a CDS encoding pyridoxal phosphate-dependent decarboxylase family protein, translating into MGAPSQHLFHPANAGDYRREVGAAVDHLVDHLVATAGRPLTGVTPADAARRVAAVDLDRPLGRTDDALAELSRVWLDDAIWFHEPAAAAHLNCPVVIPALVAEVFVSGVNASLDTFDQSAGATFVERHLVDWTSARIGWGPGADGVFTTGGTQSNLQALLLARGRAGAPADRLRVLAGADGHFSVQKAARLLGLGEDAVIPVAVDASRRMDPAALAQALSGCVGRGEVPMAVVATAGTTDFGAIDPLPEVAALARSYGAWFHVDAAYGGGLLASRRRRHRLEGIDLADSVALDFHKTWFQPVSCSALLVRDGASLGHVTWHADYLNPQDSAHPNQVDKSLQTTRRFEALKLWMTLRVMGADAIGDHLDAVIDLADTVAAELAAMPDVELAAAPQLSTIVFRWLPDDADEDEVARLNEAVRAELFDAGRALVAATRVDGRRFLKLTLLNPAATPADVLAVVDDVRRTGRRLAAAAAPGAPRDLAVAR; encoded by the coding sequence GTGGGCGCACCCAGCCAGCACCTGTTCCACCCGGCCAACGCCGGCGACTACCGCCGCGAGGTCGGCGCCGCCGTCGACCACCTCGTCGACCACCTGGTCGCCACCGCCGGGCGTCCGCTGACCGGCGTGACGCCGGCCGACGCGGCCCGCCGGGTCGCCGCGGTCGACCTCGACCGGCCGCTCGGGCGCACCGACGACGCCCTGGCCGAGCTCTCCCGCGTCTGGCTCGACGACGCGATCTGGTTCCACGAGCCGGCCGCCGCGGCCCACCTCAACTGCCCGGTCGTCATCCCGGCCCTGGTCGCCGAGGTGTTCGTCAGCGGCGTCAACGCCAGCCTCGACACCTTCGACCAGAGCGCCGGCGCGACCTTCGTGGAGCGACACCTCGTCGACTGGACCAGCGCGCGGATCGGCTGGGGCCCGGGCGCCGACGGCGTCTTCACCACCGGCGGCACGCAGTCCAACCTGCAGGCGCTGCTGCTCGCCCGCGGCCGCGCCGGCGCCCCGGCGGATCGGCTGCGGGTCCTCGCCGGTGCCGACGGCCACTTCTCGGTGCAGAAGGCGGCGCGCCTGCTCGGCCTCGGGGAGGACGCGGTGATCCCGGTCGCGGTGGACGCGTCGCGCCGGATGGACCCCGCCGCGCTCGCGCAGGCGCTCAGCGGCTGCGTCGGCCGGGGCGAGGTGCCGATGGCCGTGGTCGCCACGGCCGGCACGACCGACTTCGGCGCGATCGACCCGCTGCCCGAGGTCGCCGCGCTGGCCCGCTCGTACGGTGCGTGGTTCCACGTCGACGCGGCCTACGGCGGCGGCCTGCTGGCGTCCCGCCGCCGGCGCCACCGGCTGGAGGGGATCGACCTGGCCGACTCGGTCGCGCTCGACTTCCACAAGACGTGGTTCCAGCCGGTCTCCTGCAGCGCGCTGCTGGTCCGCGACGGCGCCAGCCTGGGCCACGTCACCTGGCACGCCGACTACCTCAACCCCCAGGACTCCGCCCACCCCAACCAGGTCGACAAGAGCCTGCAGACCACCCGCCGCTTCGAGGCGCTCAAGCTCTGGATGACGCTGCGGGTGATGGGCGCCGACGCGATCGGCGACCACCTCGACGCGGTCATCGACCTCGCCGATACGGTCGCCGCCGAGCTCGCCGCGATGCCCGACGTCGAGCTCGCGGCCGCGCCCCAGCTGAGCACGATCGTCTTCCGCTGGCTCCCCGACGACGCGGACGAGGACGAGGTCGCGCGGCTCAACGAGGCCGTGCGGGCCGAGCTGTTCGACGCCGGGCGGGCGCTCGTGGCGGCGACCCGGGTCGACGGTCGTCGCTTCCTCAAGCTCACCCTGCTCAACCCGGCCGCCACGCCGGCCGACGTGCTCGCGGTCGTCGACGACGTACGCCGCACCGGCCGGCGGCTCGCGGCCGCCGCGGCGCCGGGCGCCCCGCGGGACCTGGCGGTGGCCCGATGA
- a CDS encoding amidohydrolase: protein MLLRDAHLVALTDPAPDGPVDVRVADGRVVEVGPGLASRPGEPAYDLGGGWLMPGLWDQHVHLGQWTLASARLDLGPARSSAEAVAMVRERLEQWPDVPVIGWGHRPTAWPEVPVVSDLDAIETDQPIVLIAGDGHHGWLNTTALHVLALPTREDVVTEGEWFMAYGRLATVLGTDGTGPDAYRRSMEAAVAQGVVGLVDLEFSGGVADWVERWDGGADLLRIRHACYADGLDDVLARGLRSGDPLGDDPRLTMGPLKIISDGSLNTRTAWCCEPYAEKAVAGFEEGQPNQTPEELRALLARAAAGGLDVAVHAIGDRAVTEALAAFADTGARGGIEHVQLTTRDDVRRMAALGVRASVQPAHLLDDRDVTERLWPGRAERCFPLRWMLDDGVEVALGSDAPVSPLDPWLAVAAAVHRSGDEREPWHPEQSITAREALAASTDGWGTVAVGHPADLVWLATDPLAGTSDRAHAEALRGFADHVRAVWVAGERVHVAG, encoded by the coding sequence ATGCTGCTGCGCGACGCCCACCTCGTGGCCCTCACCGACCCCGCCCCCGACGGCCCCGTCGACGTGCGGGTGGCGGACGGACGGGTCGTGGAGGTCGGCCCCGGGCTCGCGTCCCGTCCCGGCGAGCCCGCCTACGACCTCGGCGGGGGCTGGCTGATGCCCGGGCTCTGGGACCAGCACGTCCACCTCGGCCAGTGGACGCTGGCGTCGGCCCGGCTCGACCTCGGGCCGGCGCGCTCGTCGGCCGAGGCCGTCGCGATGGTGCGCGAGCGGCTCGAGCAGTGGCCCGACGTGCCGGTCATCGGCTGGGGCCACCGCCCCACGGCGTGGCCCGAGGTGCCGGTCGTGTCCGACCTCGACGCGATCGAGACCGACCAGCCGATCGTGCTGATCGCCGGCGACGGGCACCACGGCTGGCTCAACACCACCGCCCTCCACGTGCTGGCCCTGCCGACCCGGGAGGACGTGGTCACCGAGGGCGAGTGGTTCATGGCCTACGGGCGGCTCGCCACGGTGCTCGGTACCGACGGCACCGGCCCCGACGCCTACCGCCGCTCGATGGAGGCCGCGGTCGCGCAGGGCGTGGTCGGCCTGGTCGACCTGGAGTTCAGCGGCGGCGTCGCCGACTGGGTGGAGCGCTGGGACGGCGGCGCCGACCTGCTCCGCATCCGCCACGCCTGCTACGCCGACGGCCTCGACGACGTGCTGGCCCGCGGGCTGCGCTCGGGCGACCCGCTCGGCGACGACCCGCGGCTGACGATGGGGCCGCTCAAGATCATCAGCGACGGCTCCCTCAACACCCGGACCGCCTGGTGCTGCGAGCCGTACGCCGAGAAGGCGGTCGCCGGCTTCGAGGAGGGCCAGCCCAACCAGACCCCCGAAGAGCTGCGCGCGCTGCTCGCCCGGGCCGCGGCCGGCGGCCTCGACGTCGCGGTGCACGCGATCGGCGACCGCGCCGTCACCGAGGCGCTGGCCGCCTTCGCCGACACGGGCGCCCGGGGCGGGATCGAGCACGTCCAGCTCACCACGCGCGACGACGTACGCCGGATGGCCGCGCTCGGCGTCCGGGCGAGCGTCCAGCCGGCCCACCTGCTCGACGACCGCGACGTCACCGAGCGGCTGTGGCCCGGCCGCGCGGAGCGCTGCTTCCCGCTGCGCTGGATGCTGGACGACGGGGTCGAGGTGGCGCTCGGCTCCGACGCGCCGGTCTCCCCGCTCGACCCGTGGCTGGCGGTCGCCGCCGCCGTGCACCGCTCGGGCGACGAGCGCGAGCCGTGGCACCCCGAGCAGTCGATCACCGCGCGCGAGGCGCTCGCCGCCTCGACCGACGGCTGGGGCACCGTCGCGGTCGGCCACCCGGCCGACCTGGTCTGGCTCGCCACCGACCCGCTCGCCGGCACGTCCGACCGCGCCCACGCCGAGGCCCTGCGCGGCTTCGCCGACCACGTCCGCGCCGTGTGGGTCGCGGGGGAGCGGGTCCACGTAGCCGGTTGA
- a CDS encoding serine/threonine-protein kinase codes for MSAPTRLGRYPVRRRIGSGAFATVWLAHDEHLDSPVAIKVLADNWAGDLHTRQRFLEEGRFLRKVESPHVVTVYDAGELDDERPYLVMAFADQGTLADRLERGPITTGQALSVLSQVGEGLTALHDRGVLHRDVKPANVLFRTVETARGARVLAMLGDLGLGKAMDMSSRLTMVGGTPTYVAPEQALGEALDPRADQFSLAALAYHLLAGRQPYQHTTLAAAEDPAPPPPMEIDNPEAEAVVRRGLAKDREDRFPDVAAFTDALVAAHDGRVDDAPVAWTPVDAELTQATRRPGSTAGTGELVPSEPDRPRRSWRWLGAAALALAVGATSGWAVERASTSERTLEDSTGSIEVTVPEGWTAQVDPEQWTPLDDAEQPAIAVGSRAGWNTVDDPAPGVFVGILPGDKLPTRVPQHPDCDTVGGDILDQVDDDNSVTVFFTGCEGTDVIVERVVQVTSNRLLWVQVRSDDRREANQVLESVSTFY; via the coding sequence GTGTCCGCTCCCACTCGCCTCGGTCGGTACCCGGTGCGCCGCCGCATCGGGTCGGGAGCCTTCGCGACCGTCTGGCTCGCCCACGACGAGCACCTCGACTCGCCCGTGGCGATCAAGGTCCTGGCCGACAACTGGGCCGGTGACCTGCACACCCGGCAGCGGTTCCTCGAGGAGGGACGCTTCCTCCGCAAGGTCGAGTCACCCCACGTCGTGACCGTCTACGACGCCGGCGAGCTCGACGACGAGCGGCCCTACCTGGTCATGGCGTTCGCCGACCAGGGCACGCTCGCCGACCGGCTCGAGCGCGGCCCGATCACGACCGGCCAGGCCCTGTCGGTGCTGAGCCAGGTCGGCGAGGGCCTCACGGCGCTGCACGACCGCGGCGTGCTGCACCGCGACGTGAAGCCGGCCAACGTGCTGTTCCGCACGGTCGAGACCGCGCGCGGCGCCCGGGTGCTGGCGATGCTCGGCGACCTCGGCCTCGGCAAGGCCATGGACATGTCCTCGCGGCTCACGATGGTCGGCGGCACCCCCACCTACGTCGCCCCCGAGCAGGCGCTCGGCGAGGCGCTGGACCCGCGCGCCGACCAGTTCTCCCTGGCCGCGCTCGCCTACCACCTGCTGGCCGGGCGCCAGCCCTACCAGCACACCACCCTGGCGGCCGCCGAGGACCCGGCGCCGCCGCCGCCGATGGAGATCGACAACCCCGAGGCCGAGGCCGTGGTGCGGCGCGGACTGGCCAAGGACCGCGAGGACCGCTTCCCCGACGTCGCCGCCTTCACCGACGCGCTCGTGGCGGCCCACGACGGCCGGGTCGACGACGCGCCGGTCGCCTGGACGCCCGTCGACGCCGAGCTGACCCAGGCCACGCGCCGGCCCGGCTCGACCGCCGGCACCGGCGAGCTGGTGCCGTCCGAGCCCGACCGGCCCCGCAGGTCGTGGCGGTGGCTGGGCGCCGCGGCGCTGGCGCTGGCGGTCGGCGCGACGTCCGGCTGGGCGGTCGAGCGTGCCTCGACCTCCGAGCGCACGCTGGAGGACAGCACCGGCAGCATCGAGGTGACGGTGCCGGAGGGCTGGACCGCGCAGGTCGACCCGGAGCAGTGGACCCCCCTCGACGACGCCGAGCAGCCCGCGATCGCGGTCGGCTCGCGGGCCGGCTGGAACACCGTGGACGACCCGGCGCCCGGGGTGTTCGTCGGCATCCTGCCCGGCGACAAGCTCCCCACCCGGGTCCCGCAGCACCCCGACTGCGACACCGTCGGCGGCGACATCCTCGACCAGGTCGACGACGACAACTCCGTGACCGTGTTCTTCACCGGCTGCGAGGGCACCGACGTCATCGTCGAGCGGGTGGTGCAGGTGACCTCCAACCGCCTGCTGTGGGTGCAGGTCCGCAGCGACGACCGGCGCGAGGCCAACCAGGTGCTGGAGTCGGTCAGCACCTTCTACTGA
- a CDS encoding RNA polymerase sigma factor yields the protein MSIPGDHGPALAPDDIDELARRAQDGDRDALESLLGEVRPRVLNICRGVLPYSGDAEDACQEAMLNIATRIGGWGGRGRFTTWLHVVAVNSARTTYRRLKNLAVPTDFEDGSHDRPDPRTTSVIAGTRLDLLEAMESIERDHPQYVEPLLLRDVYGLPYDEIATLVDAPLGTVKAQIHHGRKLARPLLRGER from the coding sequence GTGAGCATTCCTGGGGACCACGGGCCCGCGTTGGCGCCGGACGACATCGACGAGCTGGCGCGTCGCGCCCAGGACGGCGACCGTGACGCGCTCGAGTCGTTGCTCGGCGAGGTGCGTCCACGGGTCCTCAACATCTGCCGCGGGGTGCTCCCGTACTCCGGTGACGCGGAGGACGCGTGCCAGGAGGCGATGCTCAACATCGCCACCCGGATCGGTGGCTGGGGCGGGCGCGGACGCTTCACCACGTGGCTGCACGTCGTCGCCGTCAACAGCGCCCGCACGACCTACCGGCGGCTGAAGAACCTCGCCGTCCCCACCGACTTCGAGGACGGCTCGCACGACCGCCCCGACCCGCGCACCACGTCGGTCATCGCCGGCACCCGCCTCGACCTGCTCGAGGCGATGGAGAGCATCGAGCGCGACCACCCGCAGTACGTCGAGCCGCTGCTGCTGCGCGACGTCTACGGCCTGCCCTACGACGAGATCGCGACGCTCGTCGACGCCCCGCTCGGCACCGTGAAGGCGCAGATCCACCACGGTCGCAAGCTCGCCAGGCCGCTGCTGCGGGGCGAGCGGTGA
- a CDS encoding M1 family metallopeptidase, whose translation MRPPRRHRRAALAAVLVVAGLLSGCSSEEPTTDDLRPGTPTRTADGDRDGVVATSPAPLSDPVEQDLDLALSTPREDSVYPDVGDPRVDTLLYDLDLTWSPEERRLDARAVVTFRATRRAPAFQLDLAPGLTVGDLRLDGEPVRFARRGKDLVVRAPVRADRRYELSLDYAGTPRPTPAPTTRGDFSTTGFTVTGSGAVWTMQEPYGAFTWYPVNDQPADKALYDVTVHAPAPWTGVSNGRLTALGTEDGVTTTSWQLTEPASSYLVTLAIGDYTHRSNTTDGGLRVDYWTPRGMVQRLDQVQTAAATVDWIEARLGPYPFDTLGMVVTDSMSAMETQTMVTLGTNDYVLSPQVVAHELVHQWYGDQVSPNDWRDVWLNEGMTMLMQWLYEDEHDIAPLRNTLGAARNADQGLRDAYGPPGAYDPEQFGGSNIYYSPALMWNELRVALGDDEFFRVARSWLADHDGASVGREQLFEHWESETGLELSDFFDAWITGTTTPARGVPGT comes from the coding sequence GTGAGACCGCCCCGCCGCCACCGGCGGGCCGCGCTCGCGGCCGTGCTGGTGGTCGCGGGGCTGCTGTCCGGCTGCTCGAGCGAGGAGCCCACCACCGACGACCTCCGCCCCGGCACGCCCACCCGGACCGCCGACGGCGACCGGGACGGCGTCGTCGCCACCTCGCCGGCGCCGCTCTCCGACCCGGTCGAGCAGGACCTCGACCTCGCGCTGTCGACCCCGCGCGAGGACAGCGTCTACCCCGACGTCGGCGACCCGCGGGTCGACACCCTGCTCTACGACCTCGACCTCACCTGGTCGCCCGAGGAGCGGCGCCTCGACGCCCGGGCGGTCGTGACCTTCCGGGCCACCCGCCGCGCACCCGCGTTCCAGCTCGACCTCGCACCGGGGCTCACCGTCGGCGACCTCCGCCTCGACGGCGAGCCGGTGCGGTTCGCCCGGCGGGGCAAGGACCTGGTGGTCCGGGCGCCGGTCCGGGCGGACCGGCGCTACGAGCTGTCGCTCGACTACGCCGGTACGCCGCGCCCGACCCCCGCGCCGACGACCCGCGGCGACTTCTCGACGACCGGCTTCACCGTCACCGGCTCGGGCGCGGTCTGGACGATGCAGGAGCCGTACGGCGCGTTCACCTGGTACCCGGTCAACGACCAGCCGGCCGACAAGGCGCTCTACGACGTCACGGTGCACGCCCCGGCGCCGTGGACGGGCGTCTCCAACGGGCGGCTCACCGCGCTCGGGACCGAGGACGGCGTGACCACCACGTCGTGGCAGCTCACCGAGCCGGCGTCGTCCTACCTGGTCACCCTCGCGATCGGCGACTACACCCACCGCAGCAACACCACCGACGGCGGGCTGCGCGTCGACTACTGGACGCCGCGCGGGATGGTGCAGCGGCTCGACCAGGTCCAGACCGCGGCGGCGACGGTCGACTGGATCGAGGCCCGCCTCGGGCCGTACCCGTTCGACACCCTCGGCATGGTCGTCACCGACTCGATGAGCGCGATGGAGACCCAGACGATGGTCACGCTCGGCACCAACGACTACGTGCTGTCGCCGCAGGTGGTCGCCCACGAGCTGGTCCACCAGTGGTACGGCGACCAGGTCTCGCCGAACGACTGGCGCGACGTGTGGCTCAACGAGGGCATGACGATGCTGATGCAGTGGCTCTACGAGGACGAGCACGACATCGCGCCGCTGCGCAACACGCTCGGCGCCGCCCGCAACGCCGACCAGGGGCTGCGCGACGCCTACGGACCGCCCGGCGCCTACGACCCCGAGCAGTTCGGCGGGTCGAACATCTACTACTCGCCCGCGCTCATGTGGAACGAGCTGCGCGTGGCGCTCGGCGACGACGAGTTCTTCCGGGTCGCGCGGTCCTGGCTGGCCGACCACGACGGAGCCTCGGTCGGCCGCGAGCAGCTCTTCGAGCACTGGGAGTCCGAGACCGGGCTCGAGCTCTCCGACTTCTTCGACGCCTGGATCACCGGCACCACCACGCCGGCCCGCGGTGTCCCCGGCACCTGA
- a CDS encoding acetyl-CoA carboxylase carboxyltransferase subunit alpha/beta has protein sequence MTRLSAHDLIDLVLDPGSWTSWDTPPVREGLDEAYAAELVAAAERSGVDESVLTGEARLRGRRIGVLVGEFGFLAGSIGRAAADRIVAGIERATREGLPLVAAPVSGGTRMQEGTPAFVQMVRISAAVAAHRGAGLPYLVYLRHPTTGGVMASWGSLGHVTVAEPGALVGFLGPRVYEALYGRPFPEGVQTSENLYAHGIIDAVLPPEEIAEILDRALRILMAAREGVAPVADPGQEPVPDVDAWDCVTRSRRPDRPGVRRLLRYGARDVVPLNGTGQGESDPGLLIALARFGEAPCVFLGQDRRGQTTDHPMGPEALREARRGMRLASELGLPLVTVIDTQGAALSADAENGGLAGEIARSLADLVTLDAPTLCLMLGEGNGGGALALLPADRVVAAQHAWLSPLPPEGASAIVHRDLDHAAEMARTQHVRALDLHRRGVVDRIVAEKPDAADEPEEFCRRIAAVLEHELSALLAAGPGSAESRARRYA, from the coding sequence ATGACCCGCCTCAGCGCGCACGACCTCATCGACCTGGTCCTCGACCCCGGGTCGTGGACCTCGTGGGACACGCCGCCGGTGCGCGAGGGCCTCGACGAGGCGTACGCCGCCGAGCTGGTCGCCGCCGCCGAGCGGTCGGGCGTCGACGAGTCGGTGCTCACCGGCGAGGCCCGCCTGCGCGGGCGTCGGATCGGGGTGCTGGTCGGCGAGTTCGGCTTCCTGGCCGGCTCCATCGGCCGCGCGGCCGCCGACCGCATCGTGGCCGGCATCGAGCGGGCCACCCGCGAGGGGCTGCCGCTGGTCGCGGCCCCCGTCAGCGGGGGAACCCGGATGCAGGAGGGGACGCCCGCCTTCGTCCAGATGGTCCGCATCTCCGCAGCCGTCGCCGCCCACCGCGGCGCGGGCCTGCCGTACCTGGTCTACCTGCGCCACCCGACCACCGGCGGCGTGATGGCGTCGTGGGGCTCGCTCGGGCACGTGACCGTCGCCGAGCCGGGCGCGCTCGTCGGCTTCCTCGGCCCCCGGGTCTACGAGGCGCTCTACGGCCGGCCGTTCCCCGAGGGCGTGCAGACCTCGGAGAACCTCTACGCGCACGGCATCATCGACGCGGTCCTGCCGCCGGAGGAGATCGCCGAGATCCTGGACCGCGCCCTGCGCATCCTGATGGCGGCCCGCGAGGGCGTCGCGCCGGTGGCGGACCCCGGCCAGGAGCCCGTCCCCGACGTCGACGCGTGGGACTGCGTGACCCGGTCCCGGCGCCCGGACCGCCCCGGGGTCCGGCGCCTGCTGCGCTACGGCGCCCGCGACGTCGTCCCGCTCAACGGCACCGGGCAGGGCGAGTCGGACCCCGGCCTGCTGATCGCGCTCGCGCGCTTCGGGGAGGCTCCGTGCGTGTTCCTCGGCCAGGACCGGCGCGGCCAGACCACCGACCACCCGATGGGGCCGGAGGCGCTGCGCGAGGCCCGGCGCGGGATGCGGCTCGCCTCCGAGCTCGGCCTGCCGCTGGTCACGGTCATCGACACCCAGGGCGCCGCCCTGTCGGCCGACGCGGAGAACGGCGGCCTCGCCGGCGAGATCGCCCGCTCGCTCGCCGACCTGGTCACGCTCGACGCGCCGACGCTGTGCCTGATGCTGGGCGAGGGCAACGGCGGCGGGGCGCTGGCCCTGCTCCCGGCCGACCGCGTGGTCGCCGCCCAGCACGCGTGGCTCTCGCCGCTACCGCCCGAGGGAGCATCGGCGATCGTGCACCGCGACCTCGACCACGCCGCCGAGATGGCCCGCACCCAGCACGTACGCGCCCTCGACCTCCACCGTCGCGGCGTGGTCGACCGGATCGTGGCCGAGAAGCCCGACGCCGCCGACGAGCCCGAGGAGTTCTGCCGCCGCATCGCCGCCGTCCTCGAGCACGAGCTCAGCGCGCTCCTCGCCGCGGGTCCGGGCTCCGCCGAGAGCCGGGCGCGCCGGTACGCCTGA